From one Rubrobacter xylanophilus genomic stretch:
- a CDS encoding TIM barrel protein has translation MLKNSVGIWAFGPAVTRFVPPGYHHEVAGESMTEKTRRVCEGLSDILDGLEYHYPGEINEENVEEVTGILEDHGMDLPAVAAGLHTDPTYSLGAFINPDPSLRRKGIDTLKRGMDLASEVGANFIIWPGAEGYNYPFQRPYAKTWQAFVEAIAELTDHANGRGIKVFLEHKNSEPAMQILMKNIGMTLFVIHKVEELGVDTENLLVNMDWQHLIMNGENLAEYAALLASENRLGHQHANDGWGTFDDDNVVGTNFFMQTLELARTLQDTGYGENGERVGFDLYPYTEDQVAAVRRAILHWEFIWELAKKIDGTALKEARERADALSAQKAVYEALGLDEEFEQRVVRARREGRSG, from the coding sequence ATGCTAAAGAACTCGGTAGGGATCTGGGCGTTCGGCCCGGCGGTGACCCGCTTCGTCCCCCCGGGCTACCACCACGAGGTCGCAGGTGAGAGCATGACCGAGAAGACCCGGCGGGTCTGCGAGGGGCTCTCGGACATCCTGGACGGGCTGGAGTACCACTACCCCGGCGAGATCAACGAGGAGAACGTGGAGGAGGTGACCGGCATCCTCGAGGACCACGGCATGGACCTGCCGGCCGTGGCGGCCGGGCTGCACACCGACCCCACCTACTCTCTGGGCGCCTTCATAAACCCCGACCCCTCGCTGCGCCGCAAGGGGATAGACACCCTCAAGCGCGGGATGGACCTCGCTTCTGAGGTGGGGGCGAACTTCATCATCTGGCCCGGCGCCGAAGGGTACAACTACCCCTTCCAGCGGCCCTACGCAAAGACCTGGCAGGCGTTCGTGGAGGCCATAGCCGAGCTCACGGACCACGCCAACGGGCGGGGCATAAAGGTCTTCCTCGAGCACAAAAACTCGGAGCCCGCGATGCAGATCCTGATGAAGAACATCGGGATGACGCTGTTTGTGATCCACAAGGTAGAGGAGCTCGGGGTGGACACGGAGAACCTGCTCGTGAACATGGACTGGCAGCACCTGATCATGAACGGTGAGAACCTGGCCGAGTACGCGGCCCTTCTCGCCTCCGAGAACAGGCTCGGCCACCAGCACGCAAACGACGGCTGGGGCACTTTTGATGACGACAACGTGGTCGGCACCAACTTCTTCATGCAGACCCTGGAGCTCGCCAGGACCCTGCAGGACACCGGCTACGGCGAGAACGGAGAGCGGGTCGGCTTCGACCTCTATCCCTACACCGAGGACCAGGTGGCCGCCGTCCGCCGCGCCATTTTGCACTGGGAGTTCATCTGGGAGCTGGCGAAGAAGATAGACGGCACTGCCCTGAAGGAGGCCAGAGAGAGGGCCGACGCCCTCTCGGCCCAGAAGGCGGTCTACGAGGCTTTGGGGCTGGACGAGGAGTTCGAGCAGCGGGTGGTTCGGGCCCGCAGGGAGGGGCGCTCCGGATGA
- a CDS encoding glycoside hydrolase family 5 protein has protein sequence MANGGFLSIRGRHILDGEGNPVLLRGFGLGGWMNMENFITGYPANEEAQREAIRGVLGEEKYELFFDRFLQYFFEEEDARFIASLGLNCLRIPINYRHFEDDMAPFEIKEEGFRHLDRVIDLCARHNIYTIIDLHALPGYQNQHWHSDNPTHKAFFWKHRHFQDRAAHLWEVIADRYRDNPWVAGYNPINEPADPSEEMILPVYRRLYETIRSADPNHLIFLEGNRYSQDFHMFDEPWEGVIYANHDYALPGFVDGGPYPGVSRGEYVDRKALEETFLRRSSYMLEHGTHIWVGEFGPVYPQWDPESHESRYRVLEDQLEIYDRHEVSWSIWLYKDIGLQGIVYAAPDSPYLERIRPVLEKKIRLGADSWGTTDEHIRDVMEPIERLFEREFPDYSPFPFGAQRDIEQLVRHILISEPLVPEFAERFRGISEEEIDTLMRSFRFENCVQRTRLAEILSRHAKLPAAGQ, from the coding sequence GTGGCAAACGGTGGTTTCCTGAGCATCCGTGGTCGACATATACTCGATGGGGAGGGCAACCCCGTCCTGCTGCGCGGCTTCGGGCTGGGCGGCTGGATGAACATGGAGAACTTCATCACCGGCTACCCGGCGAACGAGGAGGCGCAGCGCGAGGCGATCCGCGGGGTGCTCGGAGAGGAGAAGTACGAGCTCTTCTTCGACCGCTTCCTACAGTACTTCTTCGAGGAGGAGGACGCCCGCTTCATCGCCTCGCTCGGCCTCAACTGCCTGCGCATACCCATCAACTACCGCCACTTCGAGGACGACATGGCCCCCTTCGAGATAAAGGAGGAGGGCTTCCGGCACCTCGACCGGGTGATAGACCTCTGCGCCCGGCACAACATCTACACGATCATCGACCTGCACGCGCTGCCCGGCTACCAGAACCAGCACTGGCACTCGGACAACCCGACCCACAAGGCCTTCTTCTGGAAGCACCGTCACTTCCAGGACAGGGCGGCGCACCTGTGGGAGGTCATAGCCGACCGCTACAGGGACAACCCGTGGGTCGCGGGCTACAACCCGATCAACGAGCCTGCCGACCCCTCGGAGGAGATGATCCTTCCGGTCTACCGGAGGCTCTACGAGACGATCCGCTCGGCGGACCCGAACCACCTGATCTTCCTGGAGGGCAACCGCTACTCGCAGGATTTCCACATGTTCGATGAGCCGTGGGAGGGCGTGATCTACGCCAACCACGACTACGCGCTGCCGGGCTTCGTGGACGGCGGTCCCTACCCCGGCGTCTCCCGCGGCGAGTACGTGGACAGGAAGGCGCTCGAGGAGACCTTCCTGAGAAGGAGCAGCTACATGCTCGAGCACGGGACCCACATCTGGGTCGGGGAGTTCGGGCCCGTCTACCCGCAGTGGGACCCCGAGAGCCACGAGTCGCGCTACCGGGTGCTCGAGGACCAGCTCGAGATCTACGACCGCCACGAGGTGAGCTGGTCGATCTGGCTCTACAAGGACATCGGGCTGCAGGGCATCGTCTACGCCGCCCCGGACTCCCCCTACCTGGAGCGTATAAGGCCCGTCCTGGAGAAGAAGATCCGCCTCGGCGCCGACTCCTGGGGCACGACCGACGAGCACATCCGGGACGTGATGGAGCCGATCGAACGCCTCTTCGAGCGGGAGTTCCCGGACTACTCCCCCTTCCCCTTCGGCGCCCAGCGGGACATAGAGCAGCTCGTGCGGCACATCCTCATCTCCGAACCCCTCGTGCCGGAGTTCGCCGAGCGCTTCCGCGGTATCTCCGAGGAGGAGATAGACACCCTGATGCGCTCGTTCCGCTTCGAGAACTGCGTGCAGCGCACCCGGCTCGCGGAGATACTCTCCCGCCACGCGAAGCTCCCCGCTGCAGGACAATAG
- the xylB gene encoding xylulokinase — translation MSPFVGLDVGTGGARAVAVDEAGRVVAEASSPYPLLSPRPGWTEQDPGEWWRAAREVLGQIAERAGGEIRGIGLTGQMHGSVFLDGADRVIRPALLWNDQRTQKQCEEITARLGRERLLEIAGNPALTGFQAPKILWLREEEPGNYRRVASVLLPKDYIRLMLTGERATDASDAAGTLLLDVARRDWSEEILSALEIPRGWLPRVYEGPEATGLLREEVASELGLPAGVPVAAGGGDNAAAAVGVGVVREGLMSSSVGTSGVLFTHTDAFSPDPSGRVHAFCHAVPGAYHLMGVTLSAGGSLAWWRSTLEKDYDALVEEASRVPPGAEGLLFLPYLTGERTPHLDPSARGGFIGLTARHTAAHMSRAVMEGVVFSLRESLEILRSLGASVEEVRATGGGARSPLWRRLQADIYGVPIRRTTADEGPAYGAALLGGVACGAYRNVVEAVEACVKLRDEVTEPDGRRSEVYGELYEVYRSLYGANREAMHRLSELAGTQNT, via the coding sequence ATGAGCCCGTTCGTCGGGCTGGACGTCGGGACCGGCGGGGCGCGGGCCGTCGCCGTTGACGAGGCCGGTCGCGTGGTGGCCGAGGCCTCCTCCCCGTACCCGCTCCTGAGTCCCCGCCCCGGCTGGACCGAGCAGGACCCTGGGGAGTGGTGGCGGGCGGCCAGGGAGGTTCTCGGGCAGATCGCCGAGAGGGCCGGGGGTGAGATCCGGGGGATCGGGCTCACCGGCCAGATGCACGGCTCGGTGTTTCTGGACGGCGCCGACCGCGTCATACGCCCGGCTCTGCTGTGGAACGACCAGCGCACCCAGAAGCAGTGCGAAGAGATCACCGCCCGCCTGGGCCGCGAGCGCCTCCTGGAGATCGCCGGGAACCCCGCCCTCACCGGCTTTCAGGCGCCCAAGATCCTGTGGCTCAGGGAAGAGGAGCCCGGGAACTACCGCAGGGTGGCAAGCGTCCTCTTGCCCAAGGATTACATCCGCCTCATGCTCACCGGCGAGCGCGCCACCGACGCTTCCGACGCCGCCGGGACCCTGCTCCTCGACGTCGCGCGCAGGGACTGGTCGGAGGAGATCCTCTCCGCCCTCGAGATCCCCCGCGGCTGGCTGCCGCGGGTCTACGAGGGCCCCGAGGCGACCGGCCTACTCCGGGAAGAGGTCGCCTCGGAGCTCGGGCTTCCGGCAGGCGTCCCCGTCGCCGCCGGAGGGGGAGACAACGCCGCCGCGGCGGTGGGGGTGGGGGTCGTCCGGGAGGGCCTCATGAGCTCCTCGGTCGGCACAAGCGGGGTACTCTTCACCCACACCGACGCCTTCTCCCCCGACCCCTCCGGTCGGGTGCACGCCTTCTGCCACGCCGTGCCCGGGGCCTACCACCTGATGGGCGTCACCCTCTCCGCCGGGGGTTCCCTGGCCTGGTGGCGCTCCACGCTCGAAAAAGACTACGACGCGCTGGTCGAGGAGGCCTCTCGGGTGCCGCCCGGCGCCGAGGGGCTTCTCTTTCTGCCCTACCTCACCGGCGAGAGGACCCCGCATCTCGACCCGAGCGCCCGGGGAGGCTTCATCGGGCTCACCGCCCGCCACACCGCGGCGCACATGAGCCGGGCCGTCATGGAGGGGGTGGTCTTCAGCCTCAGGGAGTCACTGGAGATACTGCGCTCCCTTGGGGCAAGCGTGGAGGAGGTCAGGGCCACGGGGGGCGGGGCGAGGAGCCCCCTGTGGCGGCGGCTGCAGGCGGACATCTACGGAGTGCCCATACGCCGCACCACTGCCGATGAGGGACCGGCCTACGGGGCGGCGCTGCTCGGGGGGGTGGCCTGCGGGGCCTACCGGAACGTCGTGGAGGCCGTGGAGGCCTGCGTCAAGCTGCGCGATGAGGTCACCGAGCCCGACGGAAGGCGCTCGGAGGTCTACGGGGAACTCTACGAGGTCTACCGCTCGTTGTACGGGGCCAACCGGGAGGCGATGCACCGGCTCTCCGAGCTGGCCGGCACGCAAAATACATAG
- a CDS encoding IS110 family transposase, with product MSSGSEPGPYVGIDVSKGRLDVCVRRGGARQEGFAVANDQEGIDALARRLLGTPPALVVLESSGGFERPAATTLAREGVAVAVVNPRQARDFARATGRLAKTDRLDAEALARFAEAVRPEPRALPDEEALLLGEILDRRRQIVGMLVAEKNRLSTLASEPVRRRVRAHVRWLEKELDRTDCDLQAAVEASETWRENEALLRSVPGVGPVLARTLLAELPELGTLTHRRLAALAGVAPFSRDSGTLRGRRAVWGGRARVRGALYMGALVAARHNPTIREFYERLVKKGKPKKVALVACMRKLLAILNAVMRDRTGWRSIHALSP from the coding sequence TTGAGCAGTGGATCGGAACCGGGCCCCTACGTAGGCATCGACGTCTCCAAGGGGCGCCTGGACGTCTGCGTGCGCCGGGGCGGGGCTCGCCAGGAGGGCTTCGCCGTCGCCAACGACCAGGAGGGCATCGACGCGCTCGCCAGACGCTTGCTCGGGACTCCCCCCGCACTGGTGGTGCTCGAGTCCAGCGGCGGCTTCGAGCGCCCGGCGGCCACCACGCTGGCGAGGGAGGGCGTGGCCGTGGCGGTGGTCAACCCAAGGCAGGCGAGGGACTTCGCCAGGGCCACGGGCCGCCTCGCCAAGACCGACCGGCTCGACGCCGAGGCCCTCGCCCGCTTCGCCGAGGCCGTGCGCCCAGAACCCAGGGCGTTGCCCGACGAGGAAGCCTTGCTCCTGGGCGAGATCCTCGACCGAAGGCGGCAGATCGTCGGCATGCTCGTCGCTGAAAAGAACCGCCTCTCGACCCTCGCCTCCGAGCCGGTAAGGCGGCGCGTCCGGGCGCACGTGCGGTGGCTGGAGAAGGAGCTTGACCGCACCGACTGCGACCTCCAGGCGGCCGTCGAGGCCAGCGAGACTTGGCGCGAGAACGAGGCGCTCTTGCGTAGCGTGCCCGGCGTGGGCCCCGTGCTCGCGAGGACGCTCCTGGCCGAGCTGCCCGAGCTTGGCACCCTCACCCACAGGCGCCTCGCCGCCCTGGCGGGCGTGGCTCCCTTCAGCCGGGACTCCGGCACGCTGCGGGGCAGGCGCGCGGTGTGGGGCGGTCGCGCGCGGGTACGAGGGGCGCTCTACATGGGGGCGCTGGTCGCCGCCCGCCACAACCCGACCATCCGCGAGTTCTACGAGAGGCTCGTGAAGAAGGGCAAGCCCAAGAAGGTGGCTTTGGTGGCGTGCATGAGGAAGCTGCTGGCGATCCTCAACGCCGTGATGAGGGATCGTACTGGTTGGAGGTCTATTCACGCCCTCTCCCCTTGA
- a CDS encoding extracellular solute-binding protein, with amino-acid sequence MGGVASLAVMLGGCGFGTGQQRSGGGGDSATIWDISTGEQQELIRRMVEQFNSSHDVSVSVQFFQNDPFKNKLRTAMGAGNPPDVFYGWGGGVLKSYVDAGKVYALPESVDTGRFFDSVMEGVTFGGEIYGVPIMGTQPVLFYYNRQIFEEHGLQPPDTWSGLLDAVRDLKRAGVTPIALAGQNKWTNMMYEEYLVDRIGGPGPFQRVLDREPDAWSDPAFIEANTMIQELVALGAFPSNFASLNYDTGQSTQLLYTGEAAMQLMGAWDYQAILTNAPEFIESGELGWFAFPRVEGGEGDPKNVAGNLTNFYSISEASEAKEVALTFFEDAVMNDAWVDGLVDIGLVPPVEGIERKLRDRDNSDWLTFVYELAREAPHYTLSWDQALPPRAAQALLTNLDRLFLREITPRQFSRNMNEAMNL; translated from the coding sequence ATGGGGGGCGTGGCCTCCCTCGCCGTCATGCTCGGCGGGTGCGGTTTCGGCACCGGTCAGCAGAGGTCCGGTGGAGGAGGGGACAGCGCCACGATCTGGGACATAAGCACCGGAGAGCAGCAGGAGCTCATCAGGAGGATGGTGGAACAGTTCAACTCCTCGCACGATGTCTCCGTGTCGGTGCAGTTCTTCCAGAACGACCCGTTCAAGAACAAGCTGCGCACCGCCATGGGCGCCGGGAACCCTCCGGACGTCTTCTACGGCTGGGGAGGGGGCGTACTCAAGTCCTACGTCGATGCCGGCAAGGTGTACGCGCTGCCGGAGTCGGTGGATACCGGGAGGTTCTTCGACTCCGTCATGGAGGGGGTTACCTTCGGCGGGGAGATCTACGGCGTACCGATAATGGGCACCCAGCCGGTACTCTTCTACTACAACCGGCAGATCTTCGAGGAGCACGGTCTGCAACCCCCCGACACGTGGTCCGGGCTGCTCGACGCCGTGAGGGACCTCAAGCGGGCGGGAGTCACCCCCATAGCCCTCGCCGGGCAGAACAAGTGGACGAACATGATGTACGAGGAGTACCTCGTGGACAGGATAGGCGGGCCCGGGCCCTTCCAGAGGGTGCTCGACCGGGAGCCCGACGCCTGGTCCGACCCGGCGTTCATCGAGGCCAACACCATGATCCAGGAGCTCGTCGCCCTGGGAGCTTTCCCCTCCAACTTCGCCTCGCTCAACTACGACACGGGCCAGTCCACCCAGCTGCTGTACACCGGCGAGGCGGCGATGCAGCTCATGGGGGCCTGGGACTACCAGGCGATCCTCACCAACGCACCAGAGTTCATCGAGAGCGGCGAGCTCGGCTGGTTCGCCTTCCCGCGCGTGGAGGGAGGTGAGGGAGACCCGAAGAACGTGGCGGGAAACCTGACCAACTTCTACTCCATCTCGGAGGCTTCGGAGGCGAAGGAGGTGGCGCTCACCTTCTTCGAGGACGCCGTGATGAACGATGCCTGGGTGGACGGGCTGGTGGACATCGGGCTCGTTCCTCCCGTGGAGGGGATAGAACGCAAGCTTCGGGACCGGGACAACTCCGACTGGCTTACTTTCGTTTATGAGCTGGCACGGGAGGCCCCGCACTACACCCTCTCGTGGGACCAGGCCCTTCCTCCGAGGGCGGCGCAGGCGCTGCTCACCAACCTGGACCGGCTGTTCCTGCGGGAGATCACGCCGAGGCAGTTCTCCCGGAACATGAACGAGGCGATGAACCTGTAG
- a CDS encoding carbohydrate ABC transporter permease yields MATGGDAAVKRSRVGGMFANPIPFLLGLVWFVIAFYPVYYMFITSLRTRAGFLSGSLWLPPANPTLENYAGVIENGIGLYFLNSAFVTVMSVVLIVAVSFLAAYAIARIRGGVAQLTFRVFLLGLAIPLQAAIIPIYVLIVRIGLYDTLYGLIPPQVAFGIPLTVLILVNFIRDIPNELYDSMVLDGSGHLRMMWNLVLPLSRPAIITVVIYNALQVWNNFLFPLILTQSSNIQTLPLALQQFQGQYGVNVPGLMAAVFLSVLPVMMLYLIARRQLLGGLTAGFGK; encoded by the coding sequence ATGGCCACCGGCGGAGACGCGGCGGTCAAACGGTCCCGGGTCGGCGGGATGTTCGCCAACCCCATCCCGTTCCTGTTGGGGCTGGTGTGGTTCGTCATAGCGTTCTACCCCGTCTACTACATGTTCATCACCAGCCTCAGGACCCGGGCGGGTTTCCTGAGCGGGAGCCTGTGGCTTCCGCCGGCGAATCCCACGCTCGAGAACTACGCGGGCGTCATTGAGAACGGGATAGGGCTCTACTTCCTGAACAGCGCCTTCGTCACGGTGATGAGCGTGGTCCTGATCGTGGCGGTCTCCTTCCTCGCGGCCTACGCGATAGCCAGGATCCGGGGAGGTGTCGCGCAGCTCACCTTCCGGGTTTTTCTTTTGGGGCTCGCCATCCCGCTGCAGGCGGCGATCATCCCAATCTACGTGCTCATCGTCCGTATCGGGCTCTACGACACGCTATACGGCCTGATCCCGCCGCAGGTCGCCTTCGGGATACCGCTTACGGTCCTGATCCTGGTGAACTTCATCCGCGACATCCCGAACGAGCTCTACGACTCGATGGTCCTGGACGGCAGCGGTCATCTACGGATGATGTGGAACCTGGTGCTGCCGCTCTCCAGACCGGCTATCATCACGGTCGTCATCTACAACGCACTCCAGGTGTGGAACAATTTCCTCTTCCCCCTCATCCTGACCCAAAGCTCCAACATCCAGACCCTGCCGCTGGCGCTGCAGCAGTTCCAGGGTCAGTACGGCGTGAACGTTCCGGGGCTCATGGCAGCGGTCTTCCTCTCGGTGCTGCCGGTCATGATGCTCTACCTGATCGCCCGCCGCCAGCTGCTCGGCGGGCTCACCGCGGGCTTCGGCAAGTAG
- a CDS encoding ROK family transcriptional regulator — protein MAREGTRLAGRVTGHLRRHNRSVVLELIRTRGPLSRAALVEATNLSLPTVIEIVEQLENEGLVRKVGEGPSTGGRRPALIELVPDAFFALGVELGTRTTTVVLTDLRAVVRARESVPSRMSEGPEATYERMVEALRSFEGQLSGPEGKVLGIGVAFPAPVLDRFGAAFSPPSYPGWGEIRVGELLSRRYGLPVIVDNDANARAIGEHLFGVGQGHDDMFYFVCHRGVGGAAIMDGRLRRGAHGGAGEIGHTLVDPEGPRCGCGRYGCLEAFVGRAAIARRARRLFSLSGRSGISGVPLEEVKAEHVIRAACEGDELAAQVIRETGRYLGVGIANVANLFDPSLVVVGGSTAVAGDLLLEPAREVLRERGLGGIGEEVQVLSSRLGEDAGAVGAAALVLQELFAVRMG, from the coding sequence ATGGCGCGAGAGGGGACGAGGCTTGCGGGGCGGGTGACCGGGCATCTACGCCGGCACAACCGTTCGGTGGTGTTGGAGTTGATCCGTACCAGGGGACCCCTTTCCCGGGCGGCGCTGGTGGAGGCGACCAACCTGAGCCTGCCGACGGTGATAGAGATAGTGGAGCAGCTCGAGAACGAGGGGCTCGTGAGGAAGGTGGGCGAGGGGCCGTCCACGGGGGGGAGGCGTCCCGCCCTGATAGAGCTTGTTCCCGACGCTTTCTTCGCGCTGGGGGTGGAGCTCGGGACACGGACGACCACCGTGGTGCTCACCGATCTGCGGGCGGTGGTGCGGGCCCGGGAGAGCGTACCCTCCAGGATGTCCGAGGGGCCGGAGGCCACCTACGAGCGGATGGTCGAGGCGCTGCGGTCCTTCGAGGGGCAGCTCTCGGGGCCGGAGGGGAAGGTTTTGGGGATCGGGGTGGCCTTTCCGGCTCCCGTTCTCGATCGTTTCGGCGCCGCCTTCAGCCCCCCGAGCTATCCGGGGTGGGGTGAGATCCGGGTCGGGGAGTTGCTTTCCCGGCGGTACGGGTTGCCGGTGATCGTGGACAACGACGCCAACGCCCGGGCGATAGGGGAGCATCTCTTCGGGGTGGGGCAGGGGCACGACGACATGTTCTACTTCGTGTGTCATCGAGGGGTGGGTGGGGCGGCCATCATGGACGGGCGGCTCCGCCGGGGGGCGCACGGCGGGGCGGGGGAGATCGGGCACACCCTCGTAGATCCCGAGGGGCCGCGGTGCGGGTGCGGCAGGTACGGTTGTCTCGAGGCCTTCGTGGGACGCGCGGCCATCGCCCGGCGGGCCCGGCGGTTGTTCTCGCTCTCGGGCCGGAGCGGCATCTCCGGCGTGCCGTTGGAGGAGGTCAAAGCGGAGCACGTAATCCGGGCCGCATGCGAGGGAGACGAGCTGGCGGCGCAGGTCATCCGGGAGACGGGGAGGTATCTCGGGGTTGGCATCGCCAACGTGGCCAACCTCTTCGACCCTTCGCTCGTGGTGGTGGGTGGTTCGACCGCGGTGGCCGGGGACCTCTTGCTGGAGCCCGCCAGGGAGGTTCTGCGGGAGCGGGGCCTGGGTGGTATAGGCGAGGAGGTGCAGGTGCTTTCCAGCCGGCTCGGGGAGGATGCCGGGGCGGTGGGGGCGGCCGCGCTCGTGTTGCAGGAGCTATTCGCCGTTCGCATGGGTTGA
- a CDS encoding sulfite exporter TauE/SafE family protein: protein MSRIPVARFPALDDRPVLCGQCPFVDGVILLAVLILVAAILYSSVGHAGASGYLAAMALVGVAPEVMKPTALALNILVASIATARYWRAGHFYWAAFWPFVIGSVPLAFVGGAVTLPHYLYQPAVGLILLYTAYRLARSTTGRDGPALEKEVGVPVLPAVVSGGAIGLLSGLTGTGGGIFLSPLLLFTGWAGTRPTAGVSAAFILANSAAGLAGNVASVQNLPPQIPYWAVAAAVGGIVGSELGSRRLSGVGIRRALAVVLVIAGVKLVFT, encoded by the coding sequence ATGTCTCGCATACCCGTCGCCCGGTTCCCGGCGCTTGACGACCGGCCCGTGCTTTGCGGACAATGCCCGTTCGTGGATGGGGTGATCCTGCTTGCCGTCCTGATCTTGGTCGCCGCCATCCTCTACTCCTCGGTGGGGCATGCTGGTGCTTCGGGGTATCTGGCGGCGATGGCGCTGGTGGGCGTGGCGCCGGAGGTGATGAAGCCCACCGCCCTCGCCCTGAATATACTCGTGGCGTCCATCGCCACGGCGCGCTACTGGCGGGCGGGCCACTTCTACTGGGCTGCGTTCTGGCCGTTCGTGATCGGCTCGGTACCCCTGGCCTTCGTGGGCGGGGCCGTAACGCTGCCGCACTACCTCTACCAGCCGGCGGTCGGTCTGATCCTGCTGTACACTGCCTACCGCTTGGCGCGCTCCACGACCGGGCGTGATGGTCCGGCGCTCGAGAAAGAGGTCGGTGTTCCGGTCTTGCCGGCCGTGGTCTCGGGCGGGGCGATCGGGCTGCTCTCGGGATTGACCGGCACCGGCGGGGGCATCTTCCTGAGCCCGCTGCTCCTGTTCACCGGCTGGGCCGGGACGCGTCCCACCGCAGGAGTGTCCGCCGCCTTCATCCTGGCCAACTCGGCGGCCGGGCTCGCGGGAAACGTCGCGAGCGTGCAGAACCTACCCCCGCAAATACCCTACTGGGCGGTTGCCGCGGCGGTAGGAGGAATCGTCGGCTCCGAGTTGGGCAGCCGCAGGTTGTCGGGCGTGGGCATCCGTCGCGCCTTGGCAGTCGTCCTCGTCATCGCCGGGGTGAAGCTCGTCTTTACCTGA
- a CDS encoding carbohydrate ABC transporter permease, whose translation MSGRSGWVSSSILLLPAAAFFVAFALGPMAAAVYISFLDWDGVSVPGWAGLGNWVRAFTDSVTLHSLFLTVQVMVLSWLIQTPVSLLLGVFLAGYQRYRALLGAFYFLPLLFSAVAIGLIWSSSMLSADGALNTFLRSVGLGFLAQDWLGNPDLALYAVIAVIAWQFIPFHTLLYQAGARQIPPVLYEAARIDGAGTLQQFFYITLPQLKYTVVTSTVLILTGSLTYFDVIYVMTGGGPGFATRVLPLHMYITAFQNAEIGYGSAIAVILAVAGIALSLVLIRITGFGRMESQAEGL comes from the coding sequence GTGTCTGGACGTTCGGGCTGGGTCTCGTCATCCATCCTGCTCTTGCCCGCGGCGGCCTTCTTCGTGGCCTTCGCCCTGGGCCCGATGGCGGCCGCCGTCTACATCAGCTTTCTGGACTGGGACGGGGTGTCGGTCCCGGGCTGGGCGGGACTGGGCAACTGGGTGCGGGCGTTCACCGACTCGGTGACGCTGCACTCGCTCTTCCTCACCGTGCAGGTCATGGTCCTCTCCTGGCTCATCCAGACCCCCGTGAGCCTGCTGCTCGGGGTGTTCTTGGCGGGATACCAGAGGTACCGGGCCCTGCTGGGCGCCTTCTACTTTCTGCCGCTGCTCTTCTCGGCGGTGGCGATAGGTTTGATCTGGTCTTCCTCCATGCTCTCAGCGGACGGGGCCCTGAACACCTTCCTGCGGTCGGTGGGGCTCGGTTTTCTGGCGCAGGACTGGCTCGGAAACCCGGATCTCGCGCTCTACGCCGTGATAGCCGTGATCGCCTGGCAGTTCATCCCGTTCCACACGCTGCTCTACCAGGCGGGGGCCCGGCAGATACCACCGGTCCTCTACGAGGCGGCGCGCATCGACGGGGCCGGGACGCTGCAGCAGTTCTTCTACATAACGCTGCCGCAGCTCAAGTACACGGTGGTCACCTCCACCGTTCTCATCCTCACCGGATCCCTCACGTACTTCGACGTGATCTACGTGATGACCGGCGGCGGTCCTGGATTTGCGACCCGGGTGCTTCCCCTGCACATGTACATAACGGCTTTCCAGAACGCCGAGATAGGTTACGGGAGCGCCATCGCGGTGATCCTCGCCGTCGCGGGGATAGCGCTCTCGCTGGTCCTGATCAGGATCACCGGTTTCGGCCGGATGGAGAGCCAGGCGGAGGGTCTCTAG